From the genome of Perca fluviatilis chromosome 1, GENO_Pfluv_1.0, whole genome shotgun sequence, one region includes:
- the LOC120559494 gene encoding B-cell receptor CD22-like, whose translation MRTSESVFINVNYGPKLPAVSVSPSAEIVEGSSVNLTCSSDANPAANYTWYKENEDSPKASGQIFTITDFRAEHSGNYYCEAQNRRGRQNSTLHLTVVADKSTITLITNSIRLTLVGVGRLIPLLLFCRWMRKKKALSSTTEPNEPIETVETLVLSMRTSQRLQHRQKTQRSRKTWCEVKPEGDSHGGK comes from the exons ATGAGGACATCTGAATCTGTATTTATTAATGTGAATT ATGGTCCAAAGCTTCCCGCTGTGTCAGTGAGTCCCTCTGCTGAGATAGTGGAGGGCAGTTCAGTGAAtctgacctgtagcagtgatgctaacccagcagctaACTACACCTGGTACAAGGAGAATGAAGACTCACCAAAAGCATCAGGACAGATCTTCACCATCACTGACTTCAGAGCTGAACACAGTGGGAATTATTACTGTGAAGCCCAGAACAGAAGAGGACGTCAGAACTCCACCTTACATCTGACTGTTGTAGCAG ATAAATCAACAATAACACTGATAACAAACAGCATCAGGTTGACTCTGGTGGGGGTTGGGAGGCTGAttcctctgcttcttttttgtcgGTGGATGAG GAAGAAGAAAGCTCTGAGCTCCACCACTGAACCAAATGAACCCATAGAGACTgtggag ACTCTTGTCCTGAGTATGAGGACATCTCAGAGACTGCAGCATAGACAGAAGACACAGAGGAGCAGGAAGACCTGGTGTGAAG TCAAACCAGAGGGAGACTCACATggaggaaaataa
- the LOC120565738 gene encoding B-cell receptor CD22-like — MEGRILPSLKTLVQTPTLQVQVIRVTVQQSSTEAELKCHSSCSPAGGLPFYVWFKNREHITSVETSTYTTWFNPTDVFSCGLKGHEKFPSPSVYGPKLPSVSVSPSAEIVEGSSVTLTCSSDANPAATYTWLKSNVKLRPPIEEQQLVLTSIQSSHSGQYTCRARNSLGSNTSKPISIKVKYAPNLPSVSVSPSGEIEEGSSVTLTCQSNAYPAANYTWYKKNGNPELQPLSENTPLVFSSIQSSDSGQYYCTAENELGRTSRSISIDVKYGPKLPSVSVSPSAEIVEGSSVNLTCSSDANPAANYTWYKENEDSPKASGQIFTITDFRAEHSGNYYCEAQNRRGRQNSTLHLIVVADKSTITMITNSIRLTLVGVGGLIPLLLFCRWMR, encoded by the exons ATGGAGGGCAGAATCCTTCCCAGCCTGAAGACCTTAGTACAGACTCCCA CTCTGCAGGTGCAGGTGATCAGAGTAACAGTCCAGCAGTCTTCTACCGAGGCAGAGCTGAAGTgtcacagcagctgcagtcCAGCTGGTGGTCTTCCTTTTTACGTCTGGTTCAAGAACAGAGAACACATTACCTCGGTGGAGACATCTACTTATACAACCTGGTTTAATCCCACAGACGTCTTCTCCTGTGGGTTGAAAGGACATGAGAAGTTCCCCTCTCCTTCAGTGT ATGGTCCAAAGcttccctctgtgtcagtgagtccctctgctgagatagtggagggcagttcagtgactctgacctgtagcagtgatgctaacccagcagctaCTTATACCTGGTTGAAGAGCAATGTAAAGCTCAGACCTCCCATTGAAGAACAACAGCTGGTCCTCACGTCCATTCAGTCCTCTCACTCTGGACAATATACATGTAGAGCTAGGAACAGCCTGGGGTCTAACACATCCAAACCCATTTCTATTAAAGTGAAAT ATGCTCCAAATcttccctctgtgtcagtgagtcccTCTGGTGAAATCGAGGAGGGCAGTTCAGTGACTCTGACCTGTCAAAGTAATGCTTATCCAGCAGCTAACTACACCTGGTACAAGAAGAATGGAAATCCAGAACTTCAACCTCTCAGTGAAAATACACCTCTTGTCTTCAGCTCCATCCAGTCCTCTGACTCTGGACAGTATTACTGTACAGCTGAGAATGAGCTGGGGAGGACATCTAGATCCATCTCTATTGATGTGAAAT ATGGTCCAAAGcttccctctgtgtcagtgagtccctctgctgagatagtggagggcagttcagtgaatctgacctgtagcagtgatgctaacccagcagctaACTACACCTGGTACAAGGAGAATGAAGACTCACCAAAAGCATCAGGACAGATCTTCACCATCACTGACTTCAGAGCTGAACACAGTGGGAATTATTACTGTGAAGCCCAGAACAGAAGAGGACGTCAGAACTCCACCTTACATCTGATTGTTGTAGCAG ATAAATcaacaataacaatgataacAAACAGCATCAGGTTGACTctggtgggggttggggggctgattcctctgcttcttttttgtcgGTGGATGAGGTGA